From a single Nitrospinota bacterium genomic region:
- a CDS encoding ABC transporter ATP-binding protein, producing the protein MDKVLAAGGIMLTIKEIESGYGPMQVLWKPSLQVKKGTITSLLGPNGVGKSTLLSTVFGSVEPWGGTIIYEGEDITHLPTHKKAEMGMALVPEGKHLFPNMSVYENLAMGAYLKKALEYKKKSLELVYSLFPILKERSKQLAGSLSGGEQQMLTIGRALMTKPELIMLDEPSQGLAPLLVLEVFETIQKMRDEIGLTVLLVEQNTDASLKAADYVYIMHEGMIKAEGNPEDIKKSTEIREAYLGI; encoded by the coding sequence GTGGATAAAGTACTGGCAGCGGGAGGAATAATGCTAACCATCAAAGAGATCGAATCAGGTTATGGTCCCATGCAGGTTTTATGGAAGCCAAGCCTTCAGGTAAAAAAAGGAACGATTACTTCACTCCTTGGACCCAATGGAGTCGGCAAGAGTACTCTTCTCTCCACTGTTTTTGGCTCTGTCGAGCCATGGGGGGGTACAATTATTTATGAAGGAGAAGACATTACTCATTTACCCACTCATAAAAAGGCTGAAATGGGTATGGCATTGGTTCCTGAAGGAAAGCATCTCTTCCCTAACATGAGTGTATACGAAAATCTTGCTATGGGCGCGTACTTAAAAAAAGCGCTTGAATACAAAAAGAAGTCTTTGGAGCTTGTATATTCTCTGTTTCCGATTCTTAAGGAAAGAAGTAAACAGTTAGCCGGATCCCTGAGCGGTGGTGAACAACAGATGTTGACCATAGGTCGGGCTTTAATGACGAAACCCGAATTAATAATGCTTGATGAACCGAGTCAAGGCCTTGCCCCCTTGCTGGTTCTTGAGGTATTTGAGACGATACAAAAAATGAGAGACGAAATCGGTTTAACTGTCCTCCTCGTAGAGCAAAATACTGATGCTTCCCTAAAAGCAGCAGACTATGTTTATATCATGCATGAGGGCATGATTAAAGCCGAAGGGAATCCAGAAGATATTAAGAAATCAACTGAGATCCGTGAGGCTTACTTGGGTATATAG
- a CDS encoding glycosyltransferase family 4 protein: MERFNIALLHYSYPPVVGGVEEVIRQQADLLYRNYHHVKVLAGAGEQSTDKFPIEINPILSSRDTRVQNAHKNCLNGNMEPLIKLKDKIYNYLCSSLKNFDGIIAHNVISMNFNLALTMAMHHLAETHSIKVISWNHDSPYFYKNYPSYLDNEPWKILKTFNPKFHYIAISHARKNRFQRLLNIKAEISVIPNGIDPFDFFKLHQATVEIIKENSLFSADLIFVQPSRLIPRKNIELSIRVLRAIHDKGINAKLILTGAHDPHGPIEKSYYSDLKNLARSLKVEKDLIVLENYSLKTSKKIKPDPIFIRDFYLLGDVLLMPSLDEGFGLPLLEAGMIKLPVICSNIKPFIEIGSDNVCSFNLDDPPEKIANQALNFLEKIPTHKMYRKVIKNYVWDIIYESHIYPLLTKTCREKKDNINRENL; this comes from the coding sequence ATGGAAAGATTCAATATTGCTCTACTTCACTACTCCTATCCCCCTGTTGTTGGAGGTGTAGAAGAAGTCATACGGCAACAGGCTGATCTTCTTTATCGCAATTACCACCATGTGAAGGTCTTGGCTGGTGCAGGTGAGCAGTCCACAGATAAATTTCCCATAGAAATCAATCCTATCCTGAGCTCGAGAGACACAAGAGTCCAAAATGCTCATAAAAATTGTTTAAACGGGAATATGGAACCCCTCATCAAATTAAAGGATAAGATTTATAATTATTTGTGCTCCTCCCTGAAAAATTTTGATGGAATTATTGCCCATAATGTCATATCAATGAATTTTAACCTTGCTCTTACCATGGCAATGCACCATCTTGCTGAAACCCATTCTATTAAGGTTATCAGCTGGAACCACGACTCACCATATTTTTATAAAAACTATCCTTCTTATCTTGATAATGAGCCCTGGAAAATTTTAAAGACCTTTAATCCAAAATTTCATTACATAGCGATATCTCATGCTCGAAAAAATCGATTTCAAAGACTACTCAATATAAAGGCTGAAATATCAGTGATTCCTAATGGCATCGATCCCTTTGACTTTTTCAAATTACATCAAGCCACAGTGGAGATTATTAAAGAAAATTCTCTCTTTAGTGCTGATCTCATTTTTGTTCAGCCATCGCGTCTCATTCCAAGGAAAAATATTGAATTAAGTATCAGGGTCTTAAGGGCTATTCATGATAAGGGAATCAATGCCAAACTCATTTTAACAGGTGCTCATGACCCTCATGGACCAATAGAAAAAAGTTATTATTCTGACCTGAAGAATCTTGCACGGAGTTTAAAGGTTGAAAAAGACCTGATAGTACTTGAGAACTATTCCCTTAAAACTTCCAAAAAAATAAAACCGGATCCGATATTTATCCGTGATTTTTATCTGCTTGGAGACGTGTTATTGATGCCCAGCCTTGATGAGGGATTCGGGTTACCTTTATTGGAGGCAGGAATGATAAAATTACCTGTTATCTGCAGTAATATAAAGCCCTTTATCGAAATTGGCAGTGATAATGTCTGTTCTTTTAATCTAGACGATCCCCCTGAAAAGATTGCTAACCAAGCCCTAAATTTTTTAGAAAAGATACCCACGCATAAGATGTATCGCAAAGTAATAAAAAATTATGTCTGGGACATAATATATGAATCTCACATTTATCCTCTATTAACTAAGACTTGCAGGGAAAAGAAAGATAATATAAACAGAGAAAACCTTTAA
- a CDS encoding AAA family ATPase, which yields MRLKYAVISNKGGALLVSENAGDGKTSILSKLISELKSDYKGNCKIAFIDHPTFTPNQMICEIARQFGMERVSTNKTLTLNKLKENLMEFYSKGIKCIVMLDEGQMLCHRPDLLQELRILLNFCVSDSFLLTFIFSGQKPLEVAIKNMPEFWQRLPVRFLLQNLDFEDTKRLIRHRLSTAGIRDKEIFTETAYEGIHKFSQGCPRVICTVADLSLLIGYSHSSNKIDFKEVSQACADMNKSDGVVHYFHFLEKPITKNELRIEKEEEPEKKRAAEEQREKEVVKKEEESSPEWRKLKCSLCGGLNPIDSKSCVHCGENFVIICLKCNRENDFKRKTCRYCGLEFEKAFYTKEKEFLEALEKLPLKSSIEDQYNITRRYYLPPDIQMLYVLPYRGLFGSNSKLKIKNNGRKKPETKRCGLIISDKALYLLRKKEIIDIPYQEIKTCRLNIDKKGERVKNYGIDLKSADEQYSLSLPFERKTAISFLTLLNKYINTKIS from the coding sequence ATGCGCTTAAAGTATGCGGTAATATCTAATAAAGGGGGGGCCCTTCTTGTTTCAGAAAATGCAGGGGACGGAAAGACAAGCATCTTGTCTAAATTGATAAGCGAGTTAAAGAGCGACTACAAGGGAAACTGTAAAATCGCGTTTATAGACCATCCTACCTTTACACCAAACCAGATGATATGTGAAATAGCCAGGCAGTTTGGCATGGAAAGAGTATCTACGAATAAAACACTGACCCTCAATAAATTAAAAGAAAATTTAATGGAATTTTATTCAAAAGGGATAAAATGTATAGTAATGCTTGATGAGGGACAGATGCTTTGCCACAGGCCTGACCTTCTTCAAGAGTTAAGGATTTTATTAAATTTTTGTGTCTCCGACTCCTTTTTACTTACCTTTATCTTCTCTGGGCAAAAGCCACTAGAAGTAGCTATAAAGAATATGCCTGAATTCTGGCAGAGATTGCCTGTTAGGTTCTTATTGCAGAATCTGGACTTCGAAGATACCAAGAGACTCATCCGACATCGATTAAGTACTGCTGGAATAAGGGATAAGGAGATCTTTACAGAAACAGCTTATGAGGGGATTCATAAATTCTCGCAAGGTTGTCCGAGGGTCATCTGTACAGTTGCTGACCTCTCTTTGCTCATTGGCTATAGCCACTCATCAAATAAGATCGATTTTAAAGAGGTGTCTCAGGCATGCGCTGACATGAACAAATCTGACGGTGTGGTTCACTATTTCCATTTTTTAGAAAAACCAATTACGAAAAATGAGCTGAGAATCGAGAAAGAAGAGGAACCAGAAAAAAAGAGAGCAGCAGAAGAACAAAGAGAGAAAGAGGTAGTAAAAAAAGAGGAGGAGAGCTCTCCTGAGTGGCGAAAATTAAAATGCTCTTTATGTGGGGGGCTCAACCCGATCGATAGTAAAAGTTGCGTTCATTGTGGAGAAAACTTTGTAATTATCTGTTTAAAATGTAATAGAGAAAATGATTTTAAGAGAAAGACCTGTAGATATTGTGGATTAGAATTTGAAAAAGCCTTCTATACAAAAGAAAAAGAATTTTTAGAAGCCCTTGAGAAACTGCCTCTTAAAAGCAGTATAGAGGATCAATATAATATAACCAGGCGTTATTATCTCCCTCCTGATATCCAGATGTTATATGTCTTACCTTATAGAGGATTATTCGGTTCAAATTCGAAATTAAAAATAAAGAATAATGGAAGAAAGAAACCAGAAACCAAAAGGTGCGGTTTAATCATAAGTGACAAGGCTCTCTATCTCTTAAGAAAAAAAGAGATAATAGATATCCCTTATCAAGAGATAAAAACATGTAGATTAAATATTGATAAAAAAGGGGAGCGGGTAAAGAATTATGGGATTGATCTAAAAAGCGCTGATGAACAATATAGCCTCTCCCTTCCTTTTGAACGAAAAACAGCAATCTCTTTTTTGACTTTATTGAATAAATATATTAATACTAAAATAAGTTAA
- a CDS encoding HDOD domain-containing protein, whose amino-acid sequence VFPPHRRGPFDYEKFWQHSLLIAGISKILAKASGFHELGKVYTVSLIHNIGKIVIGLFMPDSLLKINALKKQRGLRNSEAEKIVLGMAHAEIGGDLAKKWRLPEDFIKIIKYHNQPEFLDGDPDLIKLCQLINCSARIVRDYNFPNTKEMIKTLDQLCERLVSVIKEMVKIKEVVKKEGKIIVKDWKTKIHSELEELFQTVEGIISVFISRKLN is encoded by the coding sequence AGGTCTTTCCCCCTCACAGAAGGGGCCCCTTTGATTATGAAAAATTCTGGCAGCATTCTCTCCTGATTGCTGGAATCTCAAAAATCCTCGCAAAAGCAAGTGGTTTTCATGAGTTGGGCAAAGTATATACGGTGAGTCTGATTCATAATATTGGAAAGATCGTTATTGGTCTCTTTATGCCTGATTCTCTTCTAAAGATCAATGCCTTAAAAAAGCAGAGAGGGCTTAGAAACAGCGAGGCGGAAAAAATAGTTTTAGGAATGGCCCATGCTGAGATAGGAGGAGATTTAGCGAAAAAATGGAGGCTGCCAGAGGATTTTATAAAGATCATTAAGTATCACAATCAGCCAGAGTTCTTAGATGGAGATCCTGACTTAATAAAACTCTGTCAATTAATAAATTGCTCTGCTAGGATTGTAAGAGATTACAACTTCCCAAACACGAAAGAGATGATTAAGACCCTAGATCAATTATGTGAAAGACTTGTGAGTGTAATAAAAGAAATGGTGAAGATAAAAGAAGTTGTAAAAAAAGAGGGGAAAATCATCGTTAAGGACTGGAAGACAAAAATACATAGTGAATTAGAAGAACTTTTCCAAACGGTTGAAGGAATCATTTCTGTCTTTATTTCTCGCAAATTAAATTAA
- a CDS encoding VOC family protein: MAKINHITILVKDIERSKKFYREVLGLKPTFEIDISGNQFSRVTGIEGVKIKFAALKSSSSPVILELAQFTDPKKEIKNNDFRHFAFEVDDVDRIYKRLVKKKVEVISEPVTISDFHPKVDGKRFFYFRDPDKNLIELFNKSDTLYSS, encoded by the coding sequence ATGGCAAAAATAAACCATATCACAATTTTGGTGAAGGATATCGAGAGGAGCAAGAAATTCTACAGGGAGGTCCTTGGTCTTAAGCCTACGTTTGAAATAGATATTTCAGGTAATCAGTTTTCAAGGGTTACAGGAATCGAAGGTGTAAAGATTAAGTTTGCAGCTTTGAAGTCATCTTCTTCTCCTGTGATTTTAGAGCTGGCACAGTTTACCGACCCGAAAAAGGAGATTAAAAATAATGATTTCAGGCACTTTGCCTTCGAGGTTGATGATGTTGACAGGATATATAAAAGGCTTGTAAAGAAGAAAGTGGAGGTGATCTCAGAGCCGGTGACAATTTCTGATTTTCATCCCAAGGTAGATGGAAAAAGATTTTTTTATTTTAGGGACCCTGATAAAAATCTTATAGAGCTCTTTAATAAAAGCGATACTCTTTATTCTTCCTGA
- the mutY gene encoding A/G-specific adenine glycosylase encodes MPERNFIKDISILRKKLLKWYRSSQRSLPWRGIADPYKIWISEIMLQQTTVKTVIPYYQRWIKAFPDIKNLSKAPMEKVLKAWEGMGYYERARNIHRCAKTVEEKFNGKLPCSYEELLRLPGIGPYTAGAIMSIAFGKRFSILDANVKRLTVRILCIRGKIKNRQEKKIQKFLEELLPRKNVGTFNQALMELGALICRSKKPLCPICPLSDFCLSYKKGLQEAIPLSKEQDYEQLEAVLAVIKKNGRILIKKRASCGLMADLWEFPMEKKKEGEKHGEALMRVLRRELGIKTQKVKFLGKVTHSYTRFRVSLYVYFCMLNNNRVYREGSSRKVWVRKSELARYPFTSGSNKVIKLIKG; translated from the coding sequence ATGCCTGAAAGAAACTTTATTAAAGATATTTCTATCCTCAGAAAAAAGCTCCTTAAATGGTACAGGAGTTCTCAGAGAAGTCTTCCATGGAGGGGTATAGCTGATCCTTACAAAATATGGATATCTGAAATCATGCTCCAGCAAACAACCGTTAAGACGGTTATCCCTTATTATCAAAGATGGATAAAAGCTTTCCCTGATATCAAAAATCTCTCCAAAGCCCCAATGGAAAAGGTTCTAAAGGCCTGGGAAGGCATGGGGTATTATGAAAGAGCAAGAAACATTCATAGATGTGCTAAGACCGTGGAAGAGAAGTTTAATGGAAAGCTTCCCTGCTCATATGAAGAGCTTCTTCGACTCCCCGGCATTGGCCCCTATACAGCAGGGGCTATTATGAGTATTGCCTTTGGAAAACGATTTTCTATTCTTGATGCAAATGTCAAGAGGCTTACTGTTCGTATCCTTTGCATAAGAGGCAAAATAAAGAATAGACAAGAAAAGAAGATTCAAAAATTTTTAGAAGAACTGCTTCCTCGCAAAAACGTTGGAACTTTTAACCAAGCTCTGATGGAGTTAGGGGCCTTGATCTGCCGCTCAAAAAAACCTCTATGCCCTATCTGCCCTCTTTCAGATTTCTGTCTTTCTTATAAAAAAGGACTCCAAGAAGCCATTCCCCTCTCTAAAGAACAGGACTATGAACAGCTTGAGGCAGTCCTTGCAGTTATCAAAAAAAACGGAAGGATACTCATAAAAAAAAGGGCCTCTTGTGGTCTTATGGCAGATCTCTGGGAATTTCCAATGGAGAAGAAAAAAGAGGGAGAAAAACATGGAGAGGCCCTCATGCGGGTGTTGAGAAGAGAATTAGGAATCAAAACTCAAAAGGTGAAATTTTTGGGTAAAGTGACTCACTCATACACTCGCTTTCGTGTATCTCTTTATGTCTATTTTTGCATGTTAAATAATAACAGGGTTTATAGGGAAGGTTCTTCACGAAAGGTCTGGGTCAGAAAAAGCGAACTGGCACGGTATCCCTTTACTTCAGGAAGTAATAAGGTTATAAAGCTAATTAAGGGTTAA
- a CDS encoding glycosyl transferase produces the protein MPDIYQDGSITTLHRFGSSNLNNLEEEIYQFSKGRPIALVLPVVPQDIKEEALRIILKELRRVRYLRQIVVTLGQTDRKAFRKAKDIFRDFPIDSKLIWNTGARIQKLYRLLENNGISAGADGKGRSTWMAYGYILALGECEIIALHDCDILTYSRELLHRLCYPLTNPVMDYKFCKGYYSRVTDRLHGRVTRLFVFPLIKSLKRLIGQPPFLRYLESFRYPLSGEFSIVADLTRINRVSGDWGLEIGLLAGVYRRSSLNRICQVDLLENYEHRHRPLSADSPTTGMFKMSIDITRTLLRILSNEGIIFPKSFFNSLNCTYIKIAEDTIKKYEDDANINGLFYDRHEEKLAVETFMKALGIGIQDFLDDPLGVPPIPDWNRAISAVPNFFDLLIDAVEKDNQ, from the coding sequence ATGCCTGATATTTATCAAGATGGTTCTATAACAACTCTTCATAGGTTTGGAAGCTCTAATTTAAATAATTTGGAAGAGGAAATATATCAGTTCTCCAAAGGAAGACCAATTGCTCTGGTTTTGCCTGTTGTTCCCCAGGATATAAAAGAGGAGGCTCTGAGAATAATATTAAAGGAATTAAGAAGGGTAAGATATCTAAGGCAGATTGTTGTAACGTTGGGGCAAACAGACAGAAAAGCCTTTAGAAAAGCAAAGGATATATTTAGAGATTTTCCCATTGATTCGAAATTGATATGGAATACTGGTGCAAGAATTCAAAAACTCTACCGACTATTAGAAAATAATGGTATCAGCGCAGGGGCTGATGGCAAGGGAAGATCTACATGGATGGCTTATGGATATATATTGGCATTGGGCGAGTGTGAGATTATTGCCCTCCATGATTGCGATATCCTTACTTATTCGAGAGAGCTTTTACACAGGCTTTGTTACCCCCTCACCAATCCAGTTATGGATTATAAGTTTTGCAAGGGTTATTATAGCAGGGTAACGGATAGGCTCCACGGCAGGGTTACAAGGCTGTTTGTATTTCCTCTGATAAAGTCTCTGAAAAGGCTTATAGGCCAACCCCCTTTTTTACGTTATCTCGAGAGCTTCCGATATCCCTTATCTGGTGAATTTTCAATCGTTGCTGACCTGACTAGAATCAATAGGGTTTCAGGGGACTGGGGATTAGAGATAGGTCTTTTAGCAGGAGTATATAGAAGAAGTTCTTTAAACAGGATATGTCAGGTAGACCTTCTGGAAAACTATGAGCACAGACACAGGCCTCTCTCTGCAGACAGCCCGACAACAGGAATGTTTAAAATGAGCATTGACATTACGCGAACTCTTCTTCGAATCCTTTCGAACGAAGGGATAATTTTCCCCAAGAGTTTTTTTAACAGTCTCAACTGTACCTATATAAAAATTGCAGAGGATACCATCAAAAAATATGAAGATGATGCTAATATCAATGGACTATTTTATGACAGGCATGAGGAAAAACTGGCTGTGGAGACTTTTATGAAGGCCTTAGGAATTGGTATTCAGGATTTTCTCGACGATCCCTTAGGAGTACCTCCCATACCAGATTGGAACAGGGCTATTTCTGCTGTTCCCAACTTCTTCGATCTTCTCATAGATGCTGTAGAAAAGGACAATCAGTAG
- a CDS encoding protein-glutamate O-methyltransferase CheR: MTRIQNNSMSFEEFLKETLPHLGLKRGYFKKKSIKRRMVKRLEYLGIDSFKEYKELLEKSSKEKREIYKIFTITISRLFRDADLFEYLKEEVFPLLLKRDKGEYKIWSVGCSCGEEVYSIKIVWEEFLKKIGKAKNNKLIIYATDVNEICLNKAKKAEYRKSSLEEIPPEMVNHYFINREGLYMINQFARDNIEFFVHNIILDDPIKEMDMIFCRNSVFTYFTLKYQEEALKKIYDSLADNGFLVIGHKEKLPGISEDMLKPFWSKGCLYKKINLICEK, encoded by the coding sequence ATGACAAGAATCCAGAACAACTCAATGAGCTTTGAAGAGTTTTTGAAAGAAACCCTTCCTCATCTTGGGCTTAAGAGAGGTTATTTTAAAAAGAAGAGCATAAAGAGGAGAATGGTCAAAAGATTAGAATATCTTGGGATCGATTCTTTTAAAGAATACAAAGAGTTATTGGAGAAGAGCAGTAAAGAGAAGAGAGAAATTTATAAGATATTTACGATTACGATAAGCAGGCTTTTTAGAGATGCCGATCTATTCGAATACCTTAAAGAAGAGGTCTTCCCCCTATTGTTAAAGAGAGATAAAGGGGAATACAAGATTTGGTCTGTTGGATGTTCTTGTGGTGAAGAGGTCTATTCTATTAAAATAGTATGGGAGGAGTTTTTAAAGAAGATAGGTAAAGCTAAGAATAATAAATTAATTATTTATGCAACAGATGTAAATGAGATATGTCTCAATAAGGCAAAGAAGGCTGAGTACAGAAAGAGCAGTCTAGAAGAGATTCCCCCTGAGATGGTTAATCACTATTTCATCAATCGAGAGGGTTTGTATATGATTAATCAATTCGCAAGGGATAATATTGAATTTTTTGTTCATAATATTATCCTGGATGACCCTATAAAAGAAATGGATATGATCTTTTGTAGAAACTCAGTCTTTACATATTTTACTTTGAAATACCAAGAGGAGGCATTGAAAAAGATTTATGATAGCTTAGCTGATAACGGCTTTCTTGTCATTGGTCATAAAGAAAAATTGCCAGGGATTTCTGAAGATATGTTGAAGCCTTTTTGGAGTAAGGGATGTCTCTATAAAAAGATTAATTTAATTTGCGAGAAATAA
- a CDS encoding glycosyltransferase family 4 protein produces the protein MRNNIQNIGFVSTRIAGTDGVSLEIKKWCDILERNGFKCHFFAGELETPPQRSFLVRKAHFDHPEIDEIQQICFEKPTRPKIISKKIQDFKEHLKSKLYQFQKRFHIDLIIPENSLAIPMHIPLGMAITEFIAETGMPAIAHHHDLRWERTRFLNSCVDDYLRMSFPPDLPSLSHVVINSHAAQLLSYSVGISNVIIPNVYNFAVPPSKIDDYGRRLRQKIGLKENDPFILQPTRIVSRKWIEKSVELVWMIKLPHPSLVISHASGDEGDDYAIHIYKHAKRMGVKIIAIGHMINHKRKKDKKGNHLFSIGDVYKNADIVFYPSGYEGFGNAFLEAIYFKKPIVLNRYSTYISDIEPKGFDVIVFDTLATEETVRKIKKLLKNPKKVKEMTERNYLLAKKHFSYEVLEKKLLPIINSF, from the coding sequence ATGCGGAATAACATACAGAACATAGGGTTTGTCTCCACGCGCATTGCAGGCACAGACGGTGTTTCCCTGGAAATTAAAAAGTGGTGTGATATTCTGGAAAGGAACGGCTTTAAGTGCCATTTTTTTGCTGGAGAATTAGAAACACCTCCACAGAGAAGCTTCTTGGTTAGAAAGGCACATTTTGACCATCCAGAAATCGACGAGATCCAGCAAATCTGTTTTGAGAAACCGACTCGACCCAAGATCATTTCTAAAAAAATTCAGGATTTTAAAGAACATTTAAAATCAAAATTATACCAGTTTCAAAAAAGGTTTCATATTGATTTGATCATCCCTGAAAATTCCTTAGCTATCCCCATGCATATACCTCTCGGTATGGCGATTACCGAATTTATTGCTGAAACAGGAATGCCTGCTATTGCCCACCATCACGATCTCAGGTGGGAGAGAACCAGATTCTTAAACAGCTGTGTTGATGATTACCTCAGGATGTCTTTTCCTCCTGACCTTCCGTCTTTAAGTCACGTGGTCATCAACTCTCATGCCGCTCAACTCTTAAGCTATTCGGTTGGTATTTCTAATGTTATTATTCCAAATGTTTATAATTTTGCAGTACCACCATCCAAGATCGATGACTACGGAAGAAGGCTTCGCCAGAAAATAGGTTTAAAAGAAAATGATCCATTTATCCTCCAGCCAACACGAATTGTTTCGAGAAAATGGATTGAAAAATCAGTTGAATTGGTGTGGATGATAAAATTACCCCATCCTTCCTTGGTCATCTCTCATGCCTCAGGGGACGAAGGGGATGACTATGCCATCCATATCTATAAACATGCTAAACGGATGGGTGTAAAGATTATAGCCATAGGCCATATGATTAATCATAAGAGAAAAAAAGATAAAAAGGGAAATCATCTTTTTTCCATAGGTGATGTTTATAAAAATGCAGATATTGTCTTTTACCCTTCAGGCTACGAAGGTTTTGGTAATGCATTCCTCGAGGCAATCTATTTTAAAAAACCGATTGTGCTCAACCGTTATTCCACTTATATTTCCGATATTGAGCCAAAAGGCTTTGATGTCATCGTATTTGATACCCTTGCAACAGAAGAAACCGTTAGAAAAATAAAAAAATTGCTCAAGAATCCCAAGAAGGTTAAAGAGATGACTGAGAGGAATTACCTCTTGGCTAAAAAACATTTCTCTTATGAAGTCCTAGAAAAAAAACTATTACCAATAATTAATTCATTCTAA
- a CDS encoding ABC transporter ATP-binding protein: MSLLKLENVTKRFGGLVAVDRVSLEIKSGESIGIVGPNGSGKTTLFNIISGVFYPEEGKVIFDGQDITTLPPYKRAQLGIGRTFQISRPFHSATVRENIAVGAMFGTLSGKVSVDESLDIADYIIERVGIKEHRDKPAGTLTPVEKKLMEIGRALAMKPRILLMDEAMAGMHPNDIDEMVGFIKKIAEEEKIAIVAMVEHIMRAVIGIAKKVVVLHQGAKLVDAPTKEALEDPKVVEVYLGQPQDARRWIKYWQREE; encoded by the coding sequence ATGTCTTTATTAAAGCTTGAGAATGTAACAAAACGCTTTGGTGGTTTGGTCGCAGTGGATAGGGTGAGTCTGGAAATCAAATCTGGCGAGTCAATCGGAATAGTGGGTCCAAACGGTAGCGGGAAGACCACTCTCTTTAATATTATCAGTGGGGTTTTCTATCCAGAAGAAGGAAAAGTCATTTTCGATGGACAGGATATCACAACCCTTCCGCCATATAAAAGGGCACAACTGGGAATTGGACGAACATTTCAAATTTCTCGACCTTTTCACTCAGCTACGGTAAGAGAAAATATAGCAGTTGGGGCAATGTTCGGCACCCTCAGTGGAAAAGTAAGCGTTGATGAGTCTTTGGATATAGCTGACTATATAATAGAACGCGTTGGTATTAAGGAGCACAGGGATAAGCCAGCAGGTACTTTAACCCCCGTAGAAAAAAAGCTGATGGAGATTGGTCGGGCATTGGCAATGAAGCCCAGAATCCTCCTTATGGATGAAGCCATGGCCGGAATGCATCCAAATGACATTGATGAAATGGTTGGGTTTATTAAAAAAATAGCAGAAGAAGAGAAGATAGCCATCGTTGCCATGGTTGAGCATATTATGCGGGCAGTAATAGGGATTGCGAAAAAGGTAGTTGTATTGCATCAAGGCGCCAAATTGGTTGATGCCCCAACAAAAGAAGCTTTGGAAGACCCAAAGGTTGTGGAGGTATACTTAGGTCAGCCACAGGATGCCAGAAGGTGGATAAAGTACTGGCAGCGGGAGGAATAA